One genomic window of Spirochaetia bacterium 38H-sp includes the following:
- the fabG gene encoding 3-oxoacyl-ACP reductase FabG — MKKIDLSGKTAFVTGGGVGIGAGIAHALAESGAKVAITYYSHRENAEKTADEIKQKGGEAVIFKLDASNSDEVNKVVPEVAKALGGKIDILVNNAGHLIGRVDVSEMSDEHWHKVIDTNLSSAFYVTRAVLPFMPEGGRIVNMASLAARNGGGNGAVAYAASKAGILGFTRGLSKELAPRKITVNALAPGFIVNTPFHETFTGQDKYDGIIQRIPLQRAGTPADVAGAVLYFVSDLGAWVTGQVAEINGGSWFI, encoded by the coding sequence ATGAAGAAGATCGATTTGTCTGGTAAAACTGCTTTTGTTACCGGAGGAGGTGTTGGTATTGGGGCAGGTATAGCTCATGCTTTGGCAGAATCAGGAGCAAAGGTGGCTATTACCTATTATTCCCATCGAGAAAATGCTGAGAAAACAGCAGATGAAATAAAGCAAAAAGGTGGAGAGGCTGTCATATTTAAACTGGATGCTTCTAACAGTGATGAGGTCAACAAGGTTGTTCCCGAGGTGGCAAAAGCACTTGGCGGGAAAATAGATATTCTTGTCAATAATGCTGGCCATCTGATAGGTAGAGTGGATGTTTCTGAGATGAGCGATGAGCATTGGCATAAGGTTATAGATACCAACCTGAGCAGTGCTTTTTATGTAACTCGTGCTGTTCTGCCTTTTATGCCTGAGGGGGGCAGAATAGTTAATATGGCTTCCCTTGCTGCTAGAAATGGTGGTGGTAACGGGGCTGTTGCTTATGCAGCTTCTAAAGCAGGAATATTGGGTTTTACAAGAGGTCTCTCTAAAGAACTTGCACCTAGGAAAATAACAGTCAATGCCCTTGCCCCTGGATTTATAGTAAATACTCCTTTCCACGAGACTTTTACAGGACAGGATAAATACGATGGTATTATTCAGCGTATTCCTCTGCAGCGTGCAGGAACTCCTGCTGATGTTGCCGGTGCAGTGCTGTATTTTGTTTCCGATCTCGGTGCATGGGTAACAGGTCAGGTTGCAGAGATTAATGGTGGTTCTTGGTTTATATAG